The Conexivisphaerales archaeon genome has a window encoding:
- a CDS encoding heavy metal-binding domain-containing protein, which produces MTVTLFTTNYVPGYKIDKVLGLVYGITVRSRGLGGNILAGLRTLAGGEIVEYTEMAHQARQQALDRLAKQAESLGANAVISVMFDSTEIGNTMDEIIAFGTAVIISPTGDQRQLVQLA; this is translated from the coding sequence CTAACTACGTTCCTGGATATAAGATAGATAAAGTATTGGGTCTTGTTTATGGTATAACTGTCAGGTCAAGAGGTCTTGGAGGCAACATTCTTGCTGGCCTAAGAACTCTCGCGGGTGGAGAAATAGTAGAATATACAGAAATGGCGCATCAGGCTAGACAGCAAGCGTTGGATAGACTCGCGAAGCAGGCTGAATCGCTGGGTGCTAATGCAGTAATCAGTGTTATGTTTGATTCTACAGAAATAGGAAATACCATGGACGAGATCATTGCATTTGGGACTGCAGTTATAATATCTCCAACAGGAGATCAGAGACAGTTGGTTCAACTAGCCTGA